The candidate division KSB1 bacterium genome has a segment encoding these proteins:
- a CDS encoding PTS sugar transporter subunit IIB encodes MPLVMVRIDDRLIHGQVVVGWGSVIRPERILLCSDEVATVEWQKTIYLSAVPPTLKASVLTKAETVESLKNGAFDDERILLLVDSPENVVYLIDHGIEIDKVNVGGMHFKPGKNQLAPFIFVDEKDIANFKALHERGVILEGRDVPTRTPVDVAAVLGF; translated from the coding sequence ATGCCGCTGGTGATGGTACGGATCGATGATCGCTTGATTCATGGCCAGGTCGTGGTGGGATGGGGTTCCGTCATCCGTCCCGAGCGAATTTTATTGTGCAGCGATGAAGTCGCAACCGTAGAATGGCAGAAAACCATCTACCTTTCCGCGGTTCCGCCGACGTTAAAGGCTTCGGTGCTGACCAAAGCGGAAACAGTCGAGTCGCTGAAAAACGGCGCGTTCGACGACGAACGGATTCTACTCTTGGTCGACTCGCCCGAAAATGTGGTCTATCTGATCGACCACGGCATCGAGATCGACAAAGTGAACGTCGGCGGCATGCACTTCAAGCCGGGAAAAAATCAATTGGCGCCGTTTATTTTTGTCGATGAAAAAGACATTGCCAACTTTAAAGCGCTGCACGAACGGGGCGTCATTCTCGAAGGCCGCGACGTCCCGACTCGGACTCCCGTCGATGTTGCCGCAGTGCTCGGATTTTGA
- the proS gene encoding proline--tRNA ligase: MAKGITPRSEDYSRWYLDVIDAADLAEHSAVRGCMVIKPNGYAIWEQIQAQLDRMFKETGHQNAYFPLFIPESFMRKEAEHVEGFAPECAVVTHGGGKELEEKLYVRPTSETIIWSTYKKWIQSYRDLPILINQWANVVRWEMRTRLFLRTLEFLWQEGHTAHATKEEAVEETLRMIEVYRRFAEDYLAAPVFVGVKTPAERFAGALDTYCIEAMMQDKKALQAGTSHFLGQNFAKAFDVMFQNEAGQLEYVWATSWGVSTRLIGALIMTHSDDNGLVIPPRLAPLKVVIVPIWKDDSQRESMCAAARRLTESWNGRITFKIDERDQYRPGYKFNEWEKRGVPIRIELGPKDLEAHQVVLVRRDTGEKITVPQDGLLPRIETLLEEIQVSLFQRAKAFRDANTFDEDDFESFKRRIEEPGGFFWVHWCGNPACEAQFQETSKATIRCVPIDGSKRESGKCIVCGEPSQQRVLVAKSY; the protein is encoded by the coding sequence ATGGCAAAAGGAATCACCCCTCGTTCGGAAGATTATTCCCGCTGGTATCTGGACGTCATCGATGCCGCCGATTTGGCGGAGCATTCGGCGGTACGCGGCTGTATGGTCATCAAGCCCAACGGCTACGCGATTTGGGAACAAATTCAAGCGCAGCTCGACCGCATGTTCAAAGAGACCGGCCATCAGAACGCCTATTTTCCGCTTTTCATACCCGAAAGCTTTATGCGTAAAGAAGCGGAGCATGTGGAAGGCTTTGCGCCCGAGTGTGCGGTCGTAACCCACGGCGGCGGCAAAGAGCTGGAAGAAAAGCTCTATGTGCGACCGACTTCCGAGACGATCATCTGGTCGACGTATAAAAAATGGATCCAATCGTACCGCGATCTGCCGATTCTGATCAATCAGTGGGCAAATGTGGTGCGTTGGGAAATGCGCACCCGCCTTTTTCTGCGCACGCTCGAATTTTTATGGCAGGAGGGGCATACGGCGCATGCAACCAAAGAGGAGGCTGTCGAAGAAACCCTGCGCATGATAGAAGTCTATCGGCGGTTTGCCGAAGACTATTTGGCTGCGCCGGTGTTCGTCGGGGTGAAAACACCGGCTGAGCGCTTTGCAGGCGCACTCGATACTTATTGCATCGAAGCGATGATGCAGGATAAAAAAGCGCTGCAGGCGGGCACTTCGCACTTTTTGGGACAGAATTTCGCCAAAGCCTTCGACGTGATGTTTCAGAACGAAGCCGGACAGCTCGAGTACGTATGGGCGACCAGCTGGGGCGTATCGACTCGTTTGATCGGCGCCCTGATCATGACGCACAGCGACGACAACGGTCTTGTCATTCCGCCGCGGCTGGCGCCGCTCAAAGTGGTCATCGTGCCGATTTGGAAGGACGATTCTCAGCGCGAAAGCATGTGCGCCGCTGCGCGACGGCTGACTGAAAGCTGGAATGGACGAATCACTTTCAAGATCGATGAGCGCGATCAGTACCGACCTGGTTACAAGTTCAACGAGTGGGAAAAGCGCGGCGTTCCGATCCGCATTGAGCTTGGACCCAAAGACCTCGAAGCCCATCAGGTGGTGCTGGTTCGGCGGGATACGGGCGAAAAGATCACTGTGCCGCAGGACGGCCTTTTGCCGCGCATCGAAACCCTGCTCGAAGAGATCCAGGTCTCGCTTTTTCAACGCGCCAAAGCCTTTCGCGACGCCAACACCTTTGACGAGGACGACTTTGAATCGTTCAAGCGACGCATCGAGGAGCCGGGCGGCTTTTTCTGGGTGCACTGGTGCGGCAATCCGGCCTGCGAAGCTCAATTTCAGGAGACATCCAAGGCGACCATC
- a CDS encoding sodium:solute symporter, producing the protein MAEISLVLIILFLYLGITLLAGIALGRRPSSGREFFNTEMPWWAVCLSIVATETSTLTVISVPGLAYAGDCSFLQLAAGYIVGRTAAAVWLLPQYFKGRVSTAYELLLQRSGREMRTTASLLFIITRLLADGVRLFAAAIPLSLLTGWSIGLCIVASAAVTTAYAAFGGIRSVVRMDVVQTSVYLLGAVVCVYYLMTILPNGPAQILEGAARLGKFRVIDLGATKPLPLFFQRPYTLAAGLFGGMFISLASHGTDHLIVQRLLTCRTLRRAQAALICSGLFVFFQFALFLLLGVLLYHFYGDAAQIGDQVFPRFIVEELPAIPAGLAVAALFAAAMSTLSSSLNSLASSTWWDLTADLKIIPPRQEVGFLRLLSLFWGLMLTGAALLFRKSVSPVVELGLTIASFTYGGVLGVFLLSLRRGRPAQQLLFSLWSSLVLMIPFVAASQSVKAAIGAGAVLFGFLVGRSASWYGRILLLIVAVISWGINGKTPNLAWTWYVPLGTAFAVTAAYVYAGGLKILVKIRALRQHRRESESGRRGLRE; encoded by the coding sequence GTGGCTGAAATATCTTTAGTTTTAATCATTCTATTTTTGTATTTGGGCATAACCCTTTTGGCGGGGATTGCGCTCGGCCGTCGGCCGAGCTCGGGGCGCGAATTCTTTAACACCGAGATGCCCTGGTGGGCAGTGTGCTTGAGCATTGTCGCCACCGAAACCAGCACACTGACGGTCATCAGCGTGCCTGGCCTCGCTTATGCCGGTGACTGTTCCTTTCTACAACTTGCGGCAGGCTATATCGTCGGTCGTACGGCTGCCGCCGTTTGGCTTCTTCCGCAATATTTCAAAGGACGAGTCTCGACCGCATATGAGCTCCTGCTCCAACGCAGCGGAAGAGAAATGCGCACTACCGCATCGCTGCTTTTTATCATAACGCGACTGCTTGCCGACGGTGTGCGTCTTTTTGCCGCCGCCATTCCTTTGTCTTTGCTCACTGGATGGAGCATCGGCTTGTGCATTGTTGCTTCCGCCGCGGTTACCACGGCCTATGCCGCTTTCGGCGGCATCCGCTCGGTCGTGCGGATGGACGTTGTGCAGACGTCTGTCTATCTTTTGGGCGCCGTGGTCTGTGTTTATTACCTCATGACCATCCTGCCGAACGGGCCGGCGCAAATACTCGAAGGAGCGGCTCGGCTCGGCAAATTCAGGGTCATCGACCTCGGCGCAACCAAACCGCTCCCGCTCTTTTTTCAGCGCCCCTATACGCTTGCTGCAGGACTGTTCGGAGGAATGTTCATTTCCCTTGCCTCGCACGGCACGGATCATTTAATCGTTCAACGCCTGTTGACCTGCAGGACTTTGCGCCGCGCCCAAGCCGCGCTAATCTGCAGCGGCTTGTTTGTGTTTTTTCAGTTTGCGTTGTTTCTTTTACTCGGCGTGCTGCTGTATCATTTTTACGGAGACGCCGCCCAAATCGGCGACCAGGTCTTTCCCCGCTTCATCGTCGAAGAGCTTCCCGCCATTCCGGCAGGATTGGCGGTTGCGGCTCTGTTTGCCGCCGCCATGTCCACGCTAAGCAGCTCGCTTAATTCGCTGGCATCTTCCACCTGGTGGGATCTGACTGCCGATTTAAAAATCATTCCGCCGCGACAAGAGGTCGGTTTTCTTCGCCTGCTTAGTTTATTTTGGGGGTTAATGCTCACCGGCGCTGCGCTTCTTTTTCGTAAAAGTGTAAGCCCGGTTGTCGAACTGGGCCTCACCATCGCTTCATTTACCTACGGCGGCGTGCTGGGCGTTTTTCTGCTTTCCCTTCGGCGCGGGCGACCCGCCCAACAGCTGCTTTTTTCGCTTTGGAGCAGTCTGGTCCTGATGATCCCTTTCGTCGCTGCTTCGCAGTCGGTTAAAGCCGCCATTGGCGCCGGCGCAGTTCTTTTCGGCTTTCTGGTCGGTCGGTCGGCATCCTGGTACGGCCGAATCCTTTTGCTTATCGTTGCAGTAATCAGTTGGGGCATCAACGGCAAAACGCCGAATTTGGCATGGACCTGGTACGTGCCCCTGGGAACAGCTTTTGCGGTTACGGCGGCGTATGTTTATGCGGGGGGATTAAAAATTCTGGTCAAAATCCGAGCACTGCGGCAACATCGACGGGAGTCCGAGTCGGGACGTCGCGGCCTTCGAGAATGA